A stretch of DNA from Veillonellales bacterium:
TCGGCCACTTCCATTTGTGTTTTCCCTTCAAAAAAGCGCAATGTCAAAATATGCTTTTCGCGATCACTCAAACGTCTAAGGGCCTCTTTTATGGCTACTCCTTCCAACCAATTAAAGTCCATATTTTTATCATCGCTTATTTGATCCATAACGAAAATTGGATCACCGCCGTCATGATAAATCGGTTCAAACAGAGAAATTGGTTCCTGGATTGCATCAAGAGCAAAGATAATTTCTTCCCGCTGTATCTTTAATTCATCAGCTATTTCATTAATGGAAGGTTCGCGTGAATATTTACTAACCAAGGAATCCCGCACTTGCAATGCTTTATATGCAACATCCCGCATGGAGCGGCTAACCCGGATCGGATTATTATCCCGTAGATATCGCCTGATCTCACCGATTATCATCGGTACGGCATAGGTAGAAAATTTTACATTCTGAGATAAATCAAAATTATCAATGGCCTTCATCAGCCCAATACACCCAACCTGAAACAAATCATCTACATACTCGCCGCGATTATTAAACCGTTGAATCACACTTAGTACCAGACGAAGATTTCCGTAGATTAATTTTTCGCGGACCGAAACTTCGCCGTTTTGCATAATCTCAAACAATTCACGCATTTTATTAGCAGAAAGAACCGGGAGTTTTGCCGTGTTAACGCCGCAAATTTCTACTTTGTTGATAATCATGTATTGTACCTCCCAATATTTTCCCTACCAATCATGTACATGAGCATTATTGCCACCTAAGACAG
This window harbors:
- the sigG gene encoding RNA polymerase sporulation sigma factor SigG; translated protein: MIINKVEICGVNTAKLPVLSANKMRELFEIMQNGEVSVREKLIYGNLRLVLSVIQRFNNRGEYVDDLFQVGCIGLMKAIDNFDLSQNVKFSTYAVPMIIGEIRRYLRDNNPIRVSRSMRDVAYKALQVRDSLVSKYSREPSINEIADELKIQREEIIFALDAIQEPISLFEPIYHDGGDPIFVMDQISDDKNMDFNWLEGVAIKEALRRLSDREKHILTLRFFEGKTQMEVAEEIGISQAQVSRLEKAALGHMRKYV